The nucleotide window GGCGGTGGCGTCGTCTCGGGAGAACAGGCCGGCCGGATCGGGGTCAGCGTCGGCCCGCGATTGGGCAGGCCGAGACGGCTGGTGTAGCTCGGATCGCCGAGCGCTGCGAAAGGGCCGTTGCGGTAGAAGATGCGGTAATGGCCATACGTGATCTCGCGCCCCGAAGGCACGATGACGCAGCCGCCCGCGCTGGTGAGAACATGGTCCCCGGCGGCGGTGTCCCATTCCATGGTCGGGCCGCAGCGGACGTAGATATCGGCCTCGCCCGAGGCGATGAGGCAGAATTTGAGGGCCGAGGCGACGCCGCGCCGCTGGCCGATGGGCAACCCGGCGAGGCAGGCCTCCGTCTCCGTGTCGCCATGCCGCCGGCTGACCAGTGCCACGAGCCCATCCTCCGGCCCCTTGCGGACACGGATCGCGAACCGCGTCGTCG belongs to Methylobacterium sp. 77 and includes:
- a CDS encoding 3'(2'),5'-bisphosphate nucleotidase CysQ, yielding MRDSIATTLTDIACEAGDILRRHHGGDCPHVLKPDGTPSSEADIESEKLILDALKRHYPTIPVVSEESTYDIPPSDLFFLVDPLDGTRDFLAGNPDYSVNICLIEGNRPVASAVAAPGIGRVWGAGVTAFEAAIHRGRPTTRFAIRVRKGPEDGLVALVSRRHGDTETEACLAGLPIGQRRGVASALKFCLIASGEADIYVRCGPTMEWDTAAGDHVLTSAGGCVIVPSGREITYGHYRIFYRNGPFAALGDPSYTSRLGLPNRGPTLTPIRPACSPETTPPPV